One Microtus pennsylvanicus isolate mMicPen1 chromosome 3, mMicPen1.hap1, whole genome shotgun sequence DNA window includes the following coding sequences:
- the Tal2 gene encoding T-cell acute lymphocytic leukemia protein 2: MTRKIFTNTRERWRQQSVNSAFAKLRKLIPTHPPDKKLSKNETLRLAMRYINFLVKVLGEQSLQQAGVAAQGNILGLFPQEPHLPDMDERLLLKDYGVASPGPSCEAP, translated from the coding sequence ATGACCAGAAAGATCTTCACAAACACCAGGGAGCGGTGGAGGCAGCAGAGTGTCAACAGCGCCTTCGCCAAGCTGAGGAAACTCATCCCCACTCACCCTCCAGACAAGAAGCTGAGCAAAAATGAAACGCTTCGCTTGGCAATGAGGTATATCAACTTCTTGGTCAAGGTCCTGGGAGAGCAAAGCCTACAGCAAGCAGGAGTAGCTGCTCAGGGAAACATTCTGGGGCTCTTTCCCCAAGAGCCACACCTGCCAGACATGGATGAAAGACTTCTACTCAAAGACTATGGAGTTGCTTCCCCTGGCCCCAGCTGTGAGGCTCCCTAG